TCTATGCTGTAATTGACGAGGTAATGGCAGGCGTAGCTTGCAGATTGATCAAAGTTGCAAAAGAAGAAGGGCTTATTTTTGAGGACACAACTATAGGATTCACAGGCAGGGCAGGTATTACAGGAAACAAACCCAAATTGATCCTGAAATGCCTGGATGAATTGAATATTGCTCCTAAAATAGACGAAAGGGTAGTCTTTGTAGATGACGGACTTGCAAGAGGTGCAGCCGTGATGGCTCGATGCATGAATTCCCTGGGCTCGCCTCAACACCCTCTCGGCGGCAGGCACGGCGGCAAGTGTATTCTTGCACAGAGGGTAAAATTACAGAAAAGATAAGACCAGATTAACTATATTGAGCACACTGAGACAATATTGAAGATAGGGAACTACAAGAAAAATATTTGGTATTTATGTAAAAATAAAAAGATTAAAAAAGAAAGTTCTTAAAGTGCAGGAAGAGGTTTTATCCTCCTGCCCCACCGCCGCCGGCTTTCCCAACATCAAAAGTCTGCATCGCTTCTCTCTGTCTTCTAAATCTTTCTTCCAGTTCCTCCGGAGTGAGTTCCCTTTCTATCTTTTCTTTAACTTTAAGCTCAGTTGGCTCCAGAGTTTCTTCCTTATACCAGAGGCCTGTACTTTCGAGTAGAACCCATACATTCCCCTGCTCATCTTTTTTGATTTCAGTTACGCGGCTGATTGTGTCGCTGTTTACGTATTTGACAGTGTCTCCCACTTTAATGGATTTCTTATTTCGCCCTACCGCTGTGATTACCGCAGCTTCAGCCATGTTCTCACCTCGAGGGCTTCCAGGACACTGGCATCTTAGGTCCTGTAAGTCCCTATTTAACTGCTTATAGGTTGTCATCTAATAAAGTTTGTGTGAAAAATTTTTAAAAATAATGGTTTTATCAAAACTGTGCTGAAGGCGTCTTTTGGGAAGGCTCTGAGGAGTATTTTTTCAGAGACTCTCATGACTCAAAAATATAAAAATTAGCCTATTTTTATGTTTATGTTCTTCTATCTTTTTACCCTTGATT
The Methanosarcina thermophila TM-1 genome window above contains:
- a CDS encoding DUF2098 domain-containing protein, which produces MAEAAVITAVGRNKKSIKVGDTVKYVNSDTISRVTEIKKDEQGNVWVLLESTGLWYKEETLEPTELKVKEKIERELTPEELEERFRRQREAMQTFDVGKAGGGGAGG